The genomic interval tcaggGCAGTCACCCAGTGCATTCAATCATCAGGCCCTGAAAAGGCCCCCAGTTTACCCAGAGCCCCCTCCCCGTTTTCCATTGGAACTTGGCCTTGGAATTAGCGCCCAAGCTCGTCCCCGTCCCGCCGCTCCCCGCCTTTTTTGCCCACTTGAATCCCACTCCATTCACTCACTTTCCTGTCGTCTTTCTCAAAAGGAACCAAGGTCCAAGGGCTCGCCCGTCGCCACTGCGCCGTTGTCGTTTGCTCTTGCATTGctcccctctctctctccggtCTGCTCAAACCTCAAAGCCGGTCCCTTCATCCCGAAGAGAAACAGCAGGAAACCTCCTTCTTCCGTCCCCCGGTCCCGATACAGACCTGGAACTACCACCTCGATCCATATCGCCTCTGCTCATCTTACCTTGGGTACCGGGACGTCACCCGCGCACCCCAAATCTACTCTCTCTTCCACCTCAATACCCATCTTCTGAATCCTGCGGGGAAAGCTATCCGCCGACGTTTTACTTTCCAGTCTCTCGCTTCCAAGCCTTCTGATCTTCTGATCTTCAACAAAACGCCCCcgatagtcttattatttactcaGCCTCGAACCAGAGGATCAAACGCTCGGCGGCCGTCGCTTTCCAACTTGATCTACGCTACGTCAGCTCCTACGAAACTATTCGACCACGCTAGTTTCTGTCTTTCTGCCTGTGCCCAGTACCGCAGCCGTCACACCTCGACTTACCTCGTCAAGTAGTTTGGCTTGGCTTCGGCCCTTTTTTGCGACTTTGTGGCATCCTACGTCTGGGGTACAACTCTCTCCAGCTTCAACCGCATCGCTCCGGTCTACCCAACTTACCTCCGTTGCCATGGCCGATCAGAATCCCTCACAACCTCAGACCATGGAGCCTCCTCACCAGGTAAGCATGTTCGCCTGATGAGCTCTTTAGATGGCCTCTGTAGCGAATCGTACTGATTGTTTCACGTAGGCACCGCCCAGTGTCCCCTCTCCTCTGTCCACGCCCGGTTCCGTCCCCATGATGAACTCGCCAGTTCCTCTCCTTCGCCCTGCCATTCCCGGCGGCCGAGGTGGAGGTGCCCGAACACCTAGACTCGGTCTCGCCATCCCCCCATCACCAAACGCGAAACCCGTCGGCGGGCAAGCACCTCAACCCGTAAACTCACGACCACCTCTCCCGACCCTTCACCTGGCTACGCCGATGGGCAGCCAGTCGACACCTTACGAGCAACCACCTCGCGTGGGAGGCGTAGGACAATCTGCCAGCGGCGGTAGCGAGAGCAGTGCGGCACACTCGAGATCTGGAAGTTTCGGCCCTTTGGATGGTCGAGCTAGCAACCCCACGTCAGCTGGCTCTCAGTACTCGGCACTGTCCTTTGCCTCACAATATGGCTTTGCGCGGCCTCAAGGAACTCCCGACCCGTCGTCCGCAGTGGGATCAATCTACTCTGAGCGGAGTGAAGGCGGTGTCGGTATGGAACGGGACGGCAGTTTGCAGGGTCTAGAAGCTTTTGACAAGCTGTCATTAGAGCGGGGCAGGACGCTGGATGTGGAGGAGCTCGACTCCGAGTCGTGGAGGGTCGCGAGTATGGAAAATCGGATCGAGGAGCTCGGCAGTCTCGGCGAGGGTGCCGGCGGAGCCGTCACAAAAGCCAAATTGAAGGGTGGAAAAACCACATTCGCCCTCAAGGTGCGAACGCTTCATTTCCCACACCAACAAAATTGGAGACTAACATGCCCAGGTAATTACCACAAATCCCGATCCCGACGTTAAGAAGCAGATTGTGCGCGAGTTGGGTTTCAACAAAGAGTGCGCGTCGGAGCATATCTGCCGTTACTATGGCGCCTTTGAGGACTCGACTACGGGAACGATCTCAATCGCCATGGAGTTTTGTGAAGGCGGTTCCCTGGACAGTATTTACAAGGAGGTTAAGAAACTCGGTGGACGGACAGGCGAGAAGGTTCTCGGCAAGATTTCCGAGGGCGTTCTGCGGGGACTGACGTACTTGCACGGCATGCGTATTATCCACCGAGACATCAAGCCATCCAACATTTTGCTCTGCAGGAATGGCGATGTCAAGCTATGCGACTTTGGTGTCTCAGGAGACTTTGGTACTAAGGGTGAAGCCAATACCTTCATCGGCACCAGCTACTACATGGCTCCCGAGCGCATCACCGGCCAATCCTACACCATCACCTCTGACGTGTGGTCGACTGGCGTAACTCTGCTGGAAGTGGCCCAACATCGATTCCCCTTCCCGGCCGATGGCACAGAGATGCAACCACGAGCTGGGCTGATCGACCTTCTCACCTACATTGTGCGGCAGCCGATACCAAAGCTCAAGGATGAGCCGGATGCCAACATTTTCTGGAGTGACAACTTCAAGTATTTCATCGAGTGCTGGTGAGTGACGAGAGTTTGGTATGAATTATGAAATCATGTACTGACCTACCACAGCCTGGAGAAGGAACCCACAAGGCGAGCGAGCCCATGGCGGATGCTCGAGCACCCGTGGATGGTGGAAATGCGCGCGAAGCGTGTCAACATGGCCAAGTACCTGGCTCAGGTATGGGGCTGGGATACCAAGCAATGATTGGCTGATAGGCACAATGTCGTGACGACAGTAACATTGTTACATACGGCGAAATCACGGCGACACGTCAACCACAAAGCAGCAAAAAGTACATTGTTGCTCCTTGGCAGGATGACCATGGCAACCTGGGCCAGCTATCGAGGAAAGCATCAAACACACCACAAGCGAAACATGAACAAAGAACCGAGTTCAAAGGGAGACAACTCTACAGCGATGAAGCAAGCGGAAGAAGGAGGCCATTTTTCATGATTTAATAAGCGACGGGCATTACGGGCACAGGATTGCCAATGTTACGCCTTCAGGGGGTCAGATTTACTTTCTGGATATATGTAGCGGAGGCAGACGTGTACCTGGACAAGCGGCGGTGGCGGTGGATATTCAGCAAAGACTGTAGGCATTATTGTGTATCCAAGCGATTGTCTATTCGGCTTGGAACAATACAAACAAAAAGATTCTGCCAATGCTGGTTGgggtttaccctttttctttatGGCCGAGGGAACAAACTAAGTGGGTTGGTAAGAGTAGGATTGGCCTTGTAGGTGGCATTGTACATATATATGCTTGATTCAACGAATCTCTCCGAGGGGGTATCTAGTCTACAACCATTTACATGCCAAGTAGATCACCTTTTTGAGCCGTGAAGCGGTGATGCCTATTGTTTTTTTGTGTCAATCTTTCCCTTCTGTGAAGTAAGGTATTTCATGATTCCGCAGTCGTAGTCTTGGAAGTCTCTGGTACCTCGGCAGCCTCGGGGGCAGCAGCGGTAGTATCAGTGATGGCAGCAGCAGGGGCAGCGGAGGCAGCCGTAGGAGCCGCGGCGACTTCGGACTCGTCGACGCCCATCAGTTCCCGCAGCGCGACGGTGGCGTAGGCGCTCTTGGGGAGCTGGAAGGTGACCACGACGGCCGTCTTTGTCTTTTCGGGGGTCGACGGGGTACCGTTCGGATCGGCGGTGGCGGTCTCCGCTTGCTGCTCCGGCTCTTGCTCCTGCTTCGGTTCCGAGGTCTGTGCCGGCGCGTCGTGCATCGGCTCATCCGCCGCAGCTTCGCCATCCACTCCCGCCGCACCCGCCTCGGTCTTGACCTTCTTCGCCGCATCTTGATCCTCGGCGTTCTCATCCTCCTGACGGCCCCGCTTCTTCCCATTCCCGCCACGCCCAGCTGCTGCGCGGATGCGGTCCATGTCGGTGGGATGCATCTGCTCCTCGCCGTCCTCGTACGCGCGGACCTCGAAGCTGGGTTCCGAGAGAAAGCGCACGACGACCTTGCGGTACGCTCCCGGCAGGCTGAATTCGCGGTGGCGGCGGAGCATGTCGTGCGGGTCGAGGCCGCCGTTGTCGCGCATGAAGGTTGTGTAGAATTCGCCGATGGCGTTGGTGGGGTAGGCCACGGCGTGGCCCGGGGAGGGGAGGACGATGTCGTGGATGGTGTAGGTTCCCGAGGCGGCTTCTTCGGCGGTGAGGACGCGGGCTGGGGCGGAGGAGGAGTCTGCGTCGTCGTCTCCTCCTTCGTTGTCCGCGTCTGCATCTGCGTCGGCAGAAGTGTCGAGGACGAGGTCGCCTTCGACTACGTTCTTGCCGTAGAGGCGCCAGCGGTGGCTTGCGGCGTGGTTCCACACGTAGGACTGGTAGGCGTGGAGGTACATGTTGCGCAGGCCGCGGGTGATGCTCGTGAGGGCGCCGGTGAAGTCTCTTCGGGACGGGGCGGTGGAGCGGCCGAGGTGGCGGATGAGGCTCGCCTCGGCGGAGAAGCGGCGGGGCAGGTGGGAGAGGGCTTCCTCTGCGGAGCCGCCGTCGCGGAAGACCTTGCAGGCGCGGTGGCGGTTCAGCTCGTCGCGGGCGTGGCCCTGGTCCGGGACTTCGCCCGCGAGGGCGCGCTGGGCGATGGACTCGTCGTAGTAGAGGATCGCGTTGACGGCGGCTTCAAAGTCGCCTTGCAGGAGGAGCCGGCCTACCTCGTGGGTGCCGATGGCGTGGGTGCCGAAGCGTTGGTGGCCAAAGTAGTTTATCCAGCCCGGGTTGTGCATGCTCGCCATGGCGGCCTCGACGGAGGCGCGGATCTGGGAGGAGCGGTCGGCGGGGGGAAGGTCGGGGTTGCCGGCGACGAGGCAGTCTTTGAGGGCGATGACGAACTCGTTGCCCCTGTGGGCGCCGAGGTGAATGGGCGAGTGGGCGTAGCGGTAGTCGCCGACGGTGACGCCAAAGAGGCGGGCGCGAAGGAGGGCGTCGGCGCGCTGGCCGCGGACGGAGCAGCGCTGCGTGGTGGCGGCGCGGCGGTCTTTTGTGCCTGCGGTGCCGATGGCCTGGGGTTTGATGCGGAGGGCCTTGGAGATTTGGTGCAGGGCGTCCATGGTGTCGCGGTTCTCCTTGTAGAGGGTGAAGTGGAGGTACTCGCCCTCGCCGGGGGCCACGGCCTTGggctgcttcttcttctgttTATTGTTCTCgcggttgttgttgttgttgtcgcGGCCGCCACGCATGCCCTTGCCCTTGCCGCGAGGGGGAGGGACTCGGGCGACGATAGCGCCCGTGGGATCGGTGGTGGTGTCGATGGTGGAGTTGAAGATGCGGCGGACGTTTTGGTGGAGCTGGGAGCGCCTGTCCTTGTCGTCCATGATGGGGGATGTGACGGGCTCGGTTTTGGCCATCTTGTCAGCGGATATCGTCTTGTAGATGGTGACGAGCTGGTTGGCGAAGTCGTCGTTTGTGAGGGAGGCGAGGAGGGCAATGTCCTCAGCGGGGACTTCGGGGATGACCGCGGCGGGCTTTTCGGCGGCCTCTCCATCTTTCGATGGCTCTTCTGGCTTCGGCTCTTCTTCTCCCTTCTTCTCTTCTACTACGGGAACAGCAGGTGCAGGAGGTGCTGGTGGAGGCGGCGTGGTCTCCTTTGGCGGCGGGGGAAGGCGAGTTTCTGTGAGGTGGAGGACGGAACCATCTTTGTTAATTTCGTAGACTTGGAAGTCGGTGTATCTGAGGGGTTGTGTTAATGGAGAAGTTTTATGAGGCAGATAGAAGGACATACCTTTTGCGCATGTCTCCAGTCCAAGCGACCATACTCGGCGCAATGCGCTCAGTGATGCCGAGGGACGCATCAAGGCGCGTGCCGTTAGAGCGGCGGACTTCAGCCGCCATTGTGATCTCAATTGACGTGTAATGAGAATTGGTCTGTTCTCTCGAGTAAAAGGAAGTAAAACTCGGATGAATTGATGAGCCTGAGTGTGTGAGGATGAGATGCAGGATGAAGCTACATCGCGGGGCCAATTGCCATATTTTCAGGAATTGCCAGCAGAAAGTGGTAAATGGGATGAAATTTGGCAGGCGGTGTAATTCGGTCCCACCAAACCTGGCTCATTTGGGAAAGCGGTCAGCCTCGCTCATGCACTCAAACCAATTCTCATGTGAGATTCACTCACTTTCATTTCACTTAAAGGTACGATTGACTTTCGTGAGTTTTTAATTTCTTCTCTTTGCATTACAAAGCTACTTTCTCAGTCCACCTTTAGTCTCAAAATCTCAATCGCATTGCCGCCCATGATGGCCTTGGCCTGCTCGCTTCCCTCACCCACCGCCACAGCAACGGCATCAGCATTCATGCTCACACTCTCCCACTCGCCCTGCTCATCAGAGGTCAATGGCGGGAAGAAGGGATGATCAGTGCCAAACATGAGTCTATCCGCTCCACTGGCATCGATGGCCGCCTTCAGCCCAACCTCTGAGTAGATGACGGCGTCGAGGTAGATCTGCTCCTTGAGCACGCTCCAAATCGTCCGGCGGCCCTTGCCGACCTTGCCCTCGCGCACCAGCTGCCCGTCGTGCATGATGCAGCTCTCGATGCGTCCCGCCAGGAAAGGCAGCGTGCCTCCGCTGTGCGCCAGAAGCATGCGCAGCTCTGGGACGTCATCGAAGACGCCAGCCAGGTACATGCGTGCCACGGCGATGGTGGTCTCCATCGGGAAACCCAGGGCCAGGGGAAGAACGTGGCCGTACTCGTTGCTCGCCCTGGGACCCCAGACGTCGTTGGGCAGCCCGTAGTGCGGGTGCAGGAAGATGGTCAGGCGGGCGGCGGCGATGGCCTTGAAGATGGGCAGCAGGTCCGGGTCGTCGAGGCCCTTGCCGAGCCCCGAAGTGCCGAGGATGATGCCGCGGCAGTACTTGAGGGCTTTGACGTGGTTGATGGCCTCCAAGATGGTCTCGAGTGATGCCGTTAGAGGCAGAGCagcaaagaagaagaggcggCCCGGGTGTGCGGCGCACATGCCGTCGAACTCCTCGTTGACGCCCTTGGCCATGGCGCCAGATTCGGAGGCATCGATGAAGTCGAGCCACGGGTTCGCCAAGGAGATGACCGAGATGTTGATCTTGTGCGTGTCCATGAAGTGGACCTTTTGGTCGAGCGAGGCGTAGTGAGAGGTCAGCGGCCGGCCAGGAGGCTTCGCTGAAGGATCCTTGGTAGCCTCATCGAGGGCTTGTTCCTCCGAGGCCAGGAGGATGAGGCGCGGGTCTGGTGTTTGCGGGAAGCTGCGCACGACGGGAATGGTGGTTCTAGATTCGAGGATCTTGACGTAGGACGGGGGGTACATGTGGGTGTGGACGTCCACCACCGTCATGGATGTTGATGAGGCCATTGTGAAATTGGACGATCTGATGACGTCCCTTTGCTGCCTTTCGTCTTCACTTGGAGCTGGTATTGAGATGACTTGAAGTACAGTCAAGTCAGTCTCGGTGATTGGTCTACTTGTCGTTAGCCAGTGGTTCAGCTTTGAGCTTTTAAAGTCATGATGCTGGGTCGACTTACAAGATGAAGACGCTCACTTGTAGCTAAGATGGTAAGAGATCTCGGCTTATCTCTCCCGCACGCCACGAACAGGAAAAGAACAGAATCTTGTTATTGTTGGTGTTGTGGTCTGTTTCCAAGTTGGAAGCTTTCCCAGGAGCACGCAAAGCTGTGTTGCCCCTCGTCTTCCTTTTTAAGAAGACAAGTACCAGTTACCCGACAAACTACATCTTTCCAGGAAGGTGATGAGGTCGCCATGACCCGCAACGCCTGGTTCCCCCTCCAATCCATGTTCCCCTCATATGCAAGCGTCTCAATGCACCGCATACCTCACAAAACCCCACACGCGGGCGTCTCCAAaggtaagtaaggtaaggtaaggtacctaggcAATCCTTCCCTTGTCGATTATCTTTCTACTTTACCCCGCCGTTATCTCCAATCGTCTTTCCGCGCGCCGGCCTTCAACGCACCACCGGCATCTTATCGTCAGACTTTCTTTCTCCCCCCCTCCTCTCCAGTGTGAGACACTGAGGTACTGCTTACACAAAAGTTTAACGTGTAGGAGCTCTCCGATGAACTTCCCACTCGTGCACCCGCGGACCCAGCCGGTCTTGTAAAAGGGTTCACTCTTGAGTCTCTTCCCGTAATGCCCCGTTCTGGCCGGGGATCAACAAGGGGCAACGCCTGGCCCCGTCCGGAACTGATTAGACGGCGCCGGTGGTTGGCTGTTAACTTACGATGTTAATGCTCGGCCTCTGGTTGGCTGGGCCGCCGCCAGTTGCCCGCGACCAGGTACTTACACAACCTATCGTATCGACGGATAGATATAAGTCGCTCGGAACCTGTACCGCACGGATTTAGTAACGAACCTTATCGTGACTTCTTCCTCGAGATTACACCTCACCCTGATACATGTGATGCTCCCAAGTCTCAACTGACCACATTCATCTCTGAATCTCTCATCCATCCCCTCTTAACCCCAGTGAAGAAAGCAACAACTAGATCATCATGGCAGCTACAGCAGTAGACAAGGAAGGCCTCTTCATCCCCGTGAGTGACATCAGTGACGTACCTTCATCGTAATCGCATATACCTCATGCATCGCAAACTGACATCAACGTCAAGCTCATTGACTTCTCAGCTTTCCTCAACGGCAACGCCGCCAAGCGCAAGGAAACAGCAAAGCAAGTCCTCGACGGCTTCCAAAACGCAGGTTTCATCTACCTCGAAAACGTCCCCATCAGCCAGGACCTCCGCGCCGCCACGTTCGCCAAATCAGCAGACTTCTTCTCCCAGTCCGACGCCGTCAAGCAAGGCCTCGGCTGGACCACCCCGCAGGCCAACCGCGGCTACTCCGCCCCCGGCCGCGAAAAGGTCAGCAACCTCACCACCAATGAGGAAATCGAAAAGGTGCGCGCGGGGAACCCGGACCTCAAGGAGAGCTTCGAGATTGGCCGCGACGGCGAGCCGGACCACCCGAACCAGTGGCCCGTCGAGCGGGATGGCGAGCGCGTGGCCGGGTTCAAGACGCAGATGCTCGAGTTCTTTGGGCAGTGCAAGGCGCTGCACGTCGAGGTGATGCGCGCCATTGCTGTGGGTATGGGGTTGGAGGACGAGCGGTTCTTTGACGGGTATACCGACGTCGGGGACAACACGCTGCGTCTGCTGCATTACCCTTCCGTCGACCCCAACGTCTTCAAGGTGAACCCGGGTCAGGTGCGTGCTGGAGAGCACAGCGATTACGGGTCGATTACGCTGCTGTTCCAGGATGACCGCGGTGGGTTGCAGGTGCGGAGTCCGAATGGGCGGTTCGTGGACGCTACGCCTATTGCTGGGACGGTCGTTGTGAATGCTGGGGATTTGCTTGCGCGGTGGAGCAACGATACCATCAAGAGCACGATTCACCGCGTCGTGGAGCCGCCGCGGAAGCCGGAGGACGGAGAGGAGTATCCTCCCCGTTACAGCATTGCGTAAGTGACTGCGGTGTATGGTCTTGAAGCTTCTGATGTGCTGACGATGATGGATAGGTACTTTTGCAACCCCAACTTCAAGAGTCATATCGAGGCTATCCCGGGGACGTATGCCACGGAGGATGAGAAGAAATACGATGGTATAAACAGCGGGCAGTACCTCGTGCAGAGGCTGACGGCCACGTACTAGCGAAATTGAGAACAGTAAACCAAAAATTTGTAGTCACTTTTTAGAAGCGATCTGAACGTGATCACTTGATATTTTGAGCAACAGGCCCCTCCAGACGCTTCTCGCAATTTAGTTTCGATTTTTCCGATGAATTCTACTCAAAGGGAAAGGGAATCTTCGGTCTCTTCGGATCGAAGTTCGGGGGCATATACTCTGCTCTTGGGATAGAAGATCAAAATCATTCTCAATATGGAAAGACTGTCTTCGATTGCACTGTTCACTATATGGGGTGATTAAGATCAGACTGGGTTCAAAGATCGCACTACGTGGGCATAACGGGAGCAGAAGTTTTGTGACATGATTTGAGAGAGACAGAATAATGAAGAATGATGTTAAGCTATACGGCGTCGTGGCAAATCCATTTCACCTAGGATAAAGAAATAGCGTAgcataataagaaatatagtCCGCATGCAGATGACTATGTCTTTATCACTAACAAATGTTCCCACATCTCCTCTTGTGTAATCTCATTGCAGATCCTCCAAGAGCTTTCGTCCACGCATCGCTAGTTTGAGAATTGCTATCGAGCACAATACAGAGACCACTGGGTTGACTTTAAGCTCCTTGCGGGAACGAGGGAACAAAGTATACATTGAAAAGGGAAACAAAACGGCAAATACCAGGTCTATCTTCTGATAATAAAATTCAATGTCGTCATTCCATGGCGCCATCGGCGTGTGCAGAAGTGTGAGACAGGCTTTGGAGCGAATGAGGATGTTCAAGAGCATTAGGCCTTCACACACAAGAGTCTCCTTCCAGCCGACCATACGTCTTTTGCTATTTAGTAAACAGGCAATGTAGGGAATCTGAATGATGAAGGCATTGTGCATTATAAGCAAAGCATTGCAGTGCAAGCCACGAGCCCATTGTGGACTCATCCTTGGGCGCAAATTCGTGATGGTCCTGGTAATAGGTGTGGCATATTGGGCCAACGACtgggtataagaaattttgACAAGAAACCGCTCCTGGTCGAGGAACTTTTCTCGTTCAATCTTAGCCTGGGGAACGCCAGCTTTCAATGAAAAACTGTTCCTAAGTTTTGACAAGTCGCGAAGTTCATTGCGTGGTATGTGCCAATGAAGTTGACCATGCTGGTTGTCTGATATAAGGTGTTCCAGTTCCACTCCTTTTTGCACAGGCATAGTGTAGCAGATGAACGGTGGAGGTTCTAGCTGGAGAGAGAACAAGGCTCTGAGGGATGTCCTTTCGTCCAAGACAACGACAAATCCATCCTCATTGCTACTGTTATCTTGTTTGCCATCCACCGGGATTTTCTTATAGTGAAGAAGAATTCGTGACCAGCACTGAGTGTCAACTTCCGCAAATATCGAACCCCCTTCCTCTTGGTAATAAGACTCTgactctacttttactaagcgTGTGGCCCAATCGTCTGGGCCTTGGATTCGGATGACTGCTCTCCTCCAATTGTTCCAAAGAGATCGTTCGTGAGACAGACGCTGCTGATCAGACTTGAGAAGGCAAAAAGTCGTTTGTTGACATTTCTTCACAGTCTGCCAAGATAGAGTGACGAGACCATTCGTTTCCCGCTCATACTCGTCGGCGACATCGGTATGATATAGCCTAACCGCAAGAATCTGGTCGAAATTGTTGTCCACCATGCAGTTGAGCACACCGTAGGACGATTTCCCCCGGCTTTTGAGGACAGGAAGAGTGACACGTAGACCACGGGTTGTCACATCAGCGCTGAAGTTGCTTTTCTCATAGAAATCCATAGCCTGGGTTGAGGTCCACCAGGCAAAGTCATCAGGACACTGGGCCAACACCCCTTCGCCCATAAAGATGCCAAATCCACCGTCAAGGTTTTTGACCGGCTTTGGCTTGCCCTTGTACTTCCATGTCCATGATGGTATCGATTCGTCCGAAGACTGCTTCATCATCTCGGTCTGCGGCCTCTCCAAATTGCTTTCATTCTCGCCCTTCCTTGCCCATGCGAGTATCGAATCGTCGGAAGCCTGCTTCAGAATCTCGGTTTGCAGTCTTTCAAAAGACCTTTCTCCCTCGCCATAGAGCATGGGCATGTTCACATCGAATATCCCAAGGAGAGAGTACGCTACATCCTCCACCCTCGTGGTTTGCCTCCGAGCGGCCCACGACATTCGCACAGCGACCTTAGCGGAGCGAAAGTCAGGGTGGGGATGCTTTCTAAGGAATCTGGCCGGTATACTGGTAATGGACTCGATCCTGTGCGCCAACGTGGAGCGTGTACCAAATTCTTTCCAGGCGGCATTAAAGAAGTAGAGGTTTTTAGGAGCGAGCAGCTCCTGCAACGTCCAGCCCCTTGTGAACCACCGACTGCTGCCAAAGTGACTAACGAATGCCGCTGGAAAGTCGTACTCTTCTGGCTCGTCTGATGGCCACTCATAGTCAACTCGGTCCAGGTCATTGTGGGGCTTGTCATCTTCGATGTAGGCCGGGCATTTCTCTGGCTGGATATCTTCGAGGTAGGCATAACAGATATGTGATTCTTTGTACCAGCGAAACATAGAGTTGATAGCTTCGGAGAGCTCAGCGCTGCTCGTCTTGTCGATGCAACAGGTGTCTACCCATACCCATTCAAAGCCATTTTTGGCTGCTAAGCAGCAGAGACCGTTGATTTTGGTGTAGCCTCGCTTCTTGGTGTGATCAGGGCGTTCGAGGTCTTGGAAAGTGACCTCGTCGTCGCCCCAGGTGTGTGACAATATCGCATATCTTGGTATATTGATGACGAATTCTTGTAGCTTTCTCGTTTCGACGTTCAGGAGTCGCATGTTGTCAAAAATGTACGTGTTGACAGTGATTTAAAAGTTGGTAGATGTTTTTGTTTCGACAGAGAGTGGCTACGGCGTAAGTACGACTGCTGGCGACCCAAAGTCATACAAACCCCGCGTGTGGTCATGCACCTCGCTCAGCCCCAGCAACTGCGGCGGACACGCCTAGTTGCCTGCATTTTGCTAAACCAATGAGTAGGCCCGGCGTGACAGGCTTTGGGTTCAAATCGGAATATCCAACGAAAGTGCTGGTCATTTCTGCTTCCTGACTTATGACCTTGCCACCTTGACGTTAACTTCAAGATAGGGACCACAACTAGCAGACGATATGAGTGTGTTAGGTAGGGGCATCTGATATGGAAATACGTATTATCATATTACAGGGGACCCTGACTTTGATTTCTGGTTCAAATTGGTTGCTCGAGATGTTTGTCCAAATCCCCATCGCCATGGCACTATGGTGGTTTTGTGGATAGCTCAGTGCAAGCCAGTCGACGTTGCTTTTCCCACAAGGGAGGCACGAGGTATCTTGAGGGAAGGATACCTATAGGGAGGGATGTTGTCACATGGTGGGGTGGCAAGGCGGGGCATCCTCCAGGTACCATGTACATGCGCACTGTCCTAACACTGTACACAGACGTCAAGCTCCAAGCTCCAAGCTTCATCAACGACATCGCATAGCTGATCACAACGCCTCATTATCACTCATGTAACTTACAACGGAAAGACAAGATGAAGAAGACATTACTCATAGTTTTCATCCACGGGTTCAAGGTACGTCGGATCATGCTCATTTTAATGACTTCCGATCCCTAACCTTCCGCACAGGGAGGTGACGACACCTTTGGCGACAAGGAAGGCTTCACAGCACAGCTCCGCGCAGACCTCGCCGCCCTCCTCCCAAAGATCAACGTCAACGTCCTCGTCTATCCCAAATACGAGACGCGCGGCGACCTAGGAGACTGCGTGAGCCGCTTCCGCGACTGGTAATCCCCGCTTCCCATCACAGCCGACCATCAACCAGGTCATCGTTGACACACTCCCACCAGGCTCCTCGAAAAAGTAATCGACCTAGAAGTCGCAAACAACACCCCCTCGCCAACAGTAGACCCCTCCGTCCGCGTCGTCCTAGCAGGCCACTCCATGGGCGGCATCGTCGCCGCCGAGACAGTCATAGGCCTCACCTCGGAAAAGCCAATCTACTCGGAAGACGGCGTCGAGAAGGCGGCGGACTCGTCCACGGCAACCTTCAACAGCCTCATGTTCCCCTACATCCAGGGCGTCATCGCCTTCGACACGCCGTACCTGGGCATCTCCCCCGGCGTCGTCGCCCACGGCGCAGAGGGCCACTACAACACCGCCAACGCCGCCATGACGCAGCTCAGCGGCCTCGGCACCGCTCTCTGGGGCGCGAAGCAAGCCACTTCTTCACCTTCACGAAACAGAGCGCCCGTCGCTGCGCTACCTGCTCCTCCGGCAAACTCCTCACAGCAAGGCGGTGGATGGGGCTGGGGCAAGATCGCAATGGTAGCAggctccgccgccgccgtggcAGCGAGCGCGGGAGCGGCGTA from Colletotrichum lupini chromosome 2, complete sequence carries:
- a CDS encoding HET domain-containing protein, which encodes MRLLNVETRKLQEFVINIPRYAILSHTWGDDEVTFQDLERPDHTKKRGYTKINGLCCLAAKNGFEWVWVDTCCIDKTSSAELSEAINSMFRWYKESHICYAYLEDIQPEKCPAYIEDDKPHNDLDRVDYEWPSDEPEEYDFPAAFVSHFGSSRWFTRGWTLQELLAPKNLYFFNAAWKEFGTRSTLAHRIESITSIPARFLRKHPHPDFRSAKVAVRMSWAARRQTTRVEDVAYSLLGIFDVNMPMLYGEGERSFERLQTEILKQASDDSILAWARKGENESNLERPQTEMMKQSSDESIPSWTWKYKGKPKPVKNLDGGFGIFMGEGVLAQCPDDFAWWTSTQAMDFYEKSNFSADVTTRGLRVTLPVLKSRGKSSYGVLNCMVDNNFDQILAVRLYHTDVADEYERETNGLVTLSWQTVKKCQQTTFCLLKSDQQRLSHERSLWNNWRRAVIRIQGPDDWATRLVKVESESYYQEEGGSIFAEVDTQCWSRILLHYKKIPVDGKQDNSSNEDGFVVVLDERTSLRALFSLQLEPPPFICYTMPVQKGVELEHLISDNQHGQLHWHIPRNELRDLSKLRNSFSLKAGVPQAKIEREKFLDQERFLVKISYTQSLAQYATPITRTITNLRPRMSPQWARGLHCNALLIMHNAFIIQIPYIACLLNSKRRMVGWKETLVCEGLMLLNILIRSKACLTLLHTPMAPWNDDIEFYYQKIDLVFAVLFPFSMYTLFPRSRKELKVNPVVSVLCSIAILKLAMRGRKLLEDLQ